Proteins from a single region of Aquirhabdus parva:
- the apbC gene encoding iron-sulfur cluster carrier protein ApbC: MFDRIKNLFAQADDSKGAVNHDAAAVEINDDLINEILNVQILSGTTHRIAELVTQRERVGSTLNLSLKLPAGFTGDAQALHDELANALEPRGINELNLHLVSQKVSGSAAAQKPQPAPENKLPIVTDASAPVPTSTPTRPVPPKQTELKAHPRIRHIIVVASGKGGVGKSTTAVNLALALQKTGAKVGMLDADIYGPSIPTMLGIAGRTPLIENDQFVPIAAHGLAVLSIGNLTGDDNTPIVWRGPKATGALMQLFGQTNWPELDYLVIDMPPGTGDIQLTLAQRIPVSGAVIVTTPQHIALLDAQKGIELFNKVNIPVLGVIENMALHVCSQCGHIDEIFGAGGGEKLGAQYHVPLLGRLPLASSIRINADTGTPSVVAGDAAAPLYEQIALNVIREVEKLGEVHERDGKRIF; this comes from the coding sequence ATGTTTGACCGAATTAAAAACCTTTTTGCTCAAGCGGATGATAGCAAAGGTGCCGTCAATCATGATGCTGCCGCAGTGGAAATCAATGATGACCTGATCAATGAAATTTTAAATGTGCAAATTCTGTCAGGAACAACACACCGTATTGCCGAACTCGTCACTCAACGAGAACGTGTCGGAAGTACGTTGAATCTGAGCCTCAAGCTGCCTGCTGGATTCACGGGTGATGCACAGGCACTGCATGATGAACTGGCCAATGCGCTTGAGCCACGCGGCATCAACGAACTCAATCTGCATTTGGTTTCGCAGAAAGTTTCTGGCAGCGCCGCAGCACAGAAACCACAACCTGCGCCAGAGAATAAATTGCCCATCGTCACCGATGCCAGTGCACCAGTGCCAACTTCAACACCTACTCGCCCAGTGCCTCCGAAACAAACTGAACTCAAAGCCCACCCTCGCATTCGCCATATCATCGTCGTTGCATCCGGAAAAGGGGGTGTTGGTAAATCAACGACTGCGGTCAATCTTGCCCTCGCCTTACAAAAAACAGGTGCGAAAGTCGGCATGCTGGATGCGGATATTTATGGTCCGAGTATTCCAACCATGCTGGGCATCGCAGGCAGAACACCACTAATTGAGAACGATCAATTTGTGCCTATCGCAGCGCACGGACTTGCAGTCCTATCGATTGGTAATCTTACGGGTGATGACAACACCCCAATCGTATGGCGTGGTCCTAAGGCCACAGGCGCACTCATGCAACTCTTCGGTCAGACCAACTGGCCTGAGCTCGACTATCTGGTGATCGATATGCCGCCGGGTACTGGGGATATCCAATTGACACTGGCGCAGCGCATCCCTGTTTCAGGTGCGGTGATCGTCACGACACCGCAGCACATTGCGCTTTTAGATGCGCAGAAAGGTATTGAGCTGTTTAATAAAGTGAATATCCCTGTATTGGGCGTGATTGAGAATATGGCGCTCCACGTCTGTAGCCAATGTGGGCATATTGACGAGATCTTTGGTGCGGGTGGTGGTGAGAAATTGGGGGCGCAATATCATGTGCCTCTGCTTGGTCGCCTACCGCTGGCGAGTTCAATTCGGATTAATGCGGATACAGGTACGCCGAGTGTGGTCGCCGGTGATGCTGCTGCGCCACTCTATGAGCAGATTGCGCTCAATGTGATTCGTGAAGTTGAGAAGCTGGGGGAAGTGCATGAAAGGGATGGGAAGCGGATTTTCTGA
- a CDS encoding NHL domain-containing protein, with protein MLSLALVGCGGGGSSAPVVTVSPTPVPTPTPVPTPTPVPTPTPVPTPTPVPTPTPVPVPAPAPAPPVAPVATGTPIPVLLGQSETFNVTNADSKLNYFWDFGDGTANIGSSVIHYYNVTGTYNVVVTAKDNSGQSTSTTITIKVEPVVSLIAGSLGGTGFANGTGAEARFNSPQGVATDKHGNVYIADTRNLTIRKITMDGKVSVIAGAVNGYGSQDGQGPRAFFTSPISLTVDPNDNIYVTDFYSHTIRKISPDGLVTTLAGKANTSGSINGIGSNSLFNHPSGIAVDTRGMIYVADTGNNVIRKITPSGVVSTFAGSAGIQGSKDANGTNASFSSPTALTVDKDGVLYVIDAGNHTIRKISSSGDVTTFAGTATSYSDYVDGTAASARFESPEGIAVNQDGVLYVTDMNAIRQITPNAIVSTLTGNWNDGGSVDGSSLQAKFSNPYGITVDATGTIYVTDLGSSVIRKVSPSGTVTTIAGTPPGYGAVDGIATDARFGYRPQAVTVDSNGAYYVADSANNTIRKISSGVVTTFAGTTNLSGNLDGTGSAARFYYPNGIVTDGSGNMYITAGNSVRKMTPEGVVTTLTGLNVFDGSPKDGTSKTATFAGLKAITIDKSGILYVIDQCSVRKISPEGQVTTIAGVAWQCQDSIDGNGTVARFSYPLGIAVDNDGILYISDSYTIRKVSPTGKVTTFAKNLASPRGIVVDDKGIVYVADTGDSAIKKITPSGAVSYIVGFMGIKAYNFSSTSILIHPPFGLTLAPGGLVATTDNAVLKIALP; from the coding sequence GTGCTTTCTTTAGCTTTAGTTGGATGTGGCGGAGGTGGAAGCTCTGCACCTGTCGTAACTGTCTCGCCGACTCCAGTTCCAACACCGACTCCAGTTCCAACACCGACTCCAGTTCCAACACCGACTCCAGTTCCAACACCGACTCCAGTTCCAACACCGACTCCAGTTCCAGTACCCGCCCCAGCCCCTGCACCACCCGTCGCCCCTGTTGCGACAGGCACACCAATCCCTGTTTTATTAGGACAGTCAGAAACATTTAATGTCACAAATGCCGACAGCAAACTAAACTATTTTTGGGACTTTGGGGATGGGACAGCGAACATAGGATCATCAGTTATACACTATTACAACGTCACTGGTACTTACAACGTTGTTGTAACTGCAAAAGATAATTCAGGCCAATCAACTTCAACAACGATCACCATCAAAGTAGAGCCTGTAGTTTCCTTAATTGCTGGGTCATTGGGAGGTACTGGTTTTGCGAATGGAACAGGTGCAGAAGCAAGATTTAACTCCCCACAAGGTGTCGCTACTGATAAACACGGAAATGTGTATATTGCCGATACACGAAATCTTACCATTCGCAAGATCACTATGGATGGAAAAGTAAGCGTCATTGCCGGAGCCGTCAATGGATACGGCTCTCAAGACGGGCAAGGGCCTAGAGCTTTCTTTACTAGCCCTATATCACTCACAGTAGATCCGAATGATAATATTTATGTCACTGATTTCTATAGCCATACTATCCGTAAAATTAGCCCTGATGGACTAGTGACAACACTTGCAGGTAAAGCGAATACCTCTGGCTCTATCAACGGCATAGGAAGTAACTCGTTATTTAACCATCCCAGCGGTATCGCAGTAGATACAAGAGGGATGATATATGTCGCAGATACTGGAAACAACGTCATTCGTAAGATTACACCTTCAGGTGTAGTTTCGACCTTTGCAGGTAGTGCTGGTATTCAAGGATCAAAAGATGCCAATGGTACTAATGCTTCTTTCAGTAGCCCAACAGCACTCACTGTAGACAAAGACGGTGTTTTATATGTTATTGACGCTGGTAATCATACAATTCGTAAAATTTCATCGTCGGGTGATGTAACTACCTTTGCCGGAACTGCAACTAGTTATTCTGATTATGTGGATGGAACTGCTGCTTCCGCAAGATTTGAAAGCCCTGAAGGAATTGCGGTGAATCAAGATGGTGTTTTATACGTTACAGACATGAATGCTATTCGACAGATAACGCCTAATGCTATTGTTTCTACCTTGACAGGGAATTGGAATGATGGAGGCTCTGTCGATGGGAGTAGTCTTCAAGCAAAATTTTCAAATCCTTACGGCATTACAGTTGATGCAACTGGGACTATCTATGTCACAGATTTAGGCAGCAGCGTGATTCGAAAAGTCTCCCCCTCCGGCACTGTAACCACTATTGCAGGAACACCGCCAGGTTATGGTGCTGTCGATGGTATAGCAACAGATGCACGTTTTGGCTATCGTCCACAAGCAGTCACTGTAGATAGTAATGGTGCATACTATGTTGCGGACTCGGCGAACAATACTATTCGCAAAATTTCTTCAGGAGTCGTTACAACCTTTGCTGGTACTACAAATTTAAGCGGCAATTTGGATGGTACTGGCTCTGCTGCAAGATTCTATTATCCGAATGGAATTGTGACAGACGGCTCAGGAAACATGTATATCACCGCGGGTAATTCAGTACGAAAAATGACGCCTGAAGGAGTAGTTACCACACTGACAGGATTGAACGTTTTCGATGGTAGTCCAAAAGATGGTACAAGCAAAACCGCAACTTTTGCAGGACTTAAAGCGATCACTATCGACAAAAGCGGGATACTTTATGTAATAGATCAATGCAGCGTTCGAAAGATTAGCCCTGAAGGTCAAGTGACAACGATAGCTGGCGTTGCATGGCAGTGTCAGGACTCCATCGACGGTAATGGGACCGTGGCACGATTTAGTTACCCACTTGGTATCGCAGTAGATAACGATGGTATTTTATATATCTCAGACTCATATACCATTCGCAAGGTATCGCCTACAGGAAAAGTAACTACGTTTGCAAAAAACTTGGCATCTCCGCGCGGTATTGTCGTAGATGATAAAGGCATCGTATATGTTGCTGACACTGGTGACTCAGCAATTAAAAAGATCACCCCTTCGGGCGCTGTAAGCTATATCGTTGGATTTATGGGTATAAAAGCTTATAACTTCTCTTCTACTTCGATTCTGATCCATCCACCTTTTGGGTTAACCTTAGCTCCCGGAGGTCTAGTAGCGACAACAGATAATGCTGTACTCAAAATTGCCTTACCCTAA